A stretch of Lathyrus oleraceus cultivar Zhongwan6 chromosome 6, CAAS_Psat_ZW6_1.0, whole genome shotgun sequence DNA encodes these proteins:
- the LOC127093321 gene encoding uncharacterized protein LOC127093321 isoform X3, which yields MAESHFLPTVTLFDWWLVKSPNNRLSISGISSRKGEAVRVFNSSPIVRRYDYNYLETADGISILIRGIINEERTLESGFTPQIFKSFYIGFPSYWESCALDCFREEAEPITDSVNAVMDTVSAAREDISSEGDQNSIPTSLVLPEQAAEECNDSKEMSGYGVAYGSGGDRRSTSLRDNKVCQQKQQQPASGGSLRHPDKEQSSFSKGLENHDSDTVVLDNVSENLPEISSHAVEKSFPTFVSLEKAATDCKQFVEDEHDISIKMSEVNIVQCSVGNRRSARLHNLKVYPRKQPTIGGPSKHPDENQIFASTSLEKREGGQKSPSTPIESQSKTLLNTFSEQVVGKFASRVSKTLSAKTDRRYKKKRVSIEIEAVRPNIKSPHVRDVSHLNQGSEQSVYLESLSLKKSKYGEQNSIPTSLVLPEHTAEECNDSTEMSGCDVAYGSGGDRRSTSLRDIKVCQQKQQQPASGGSLRHPDKEQSSFSKGLENHDSGTVVLDNVSENLPEISSHVGKSFPTFVSPEKAATDCKQFVEDEHDISIKMSEVNIVQCSVGNRRSARLHNLKVYPRKQPTIGGPSKHPDENQIFASTSLEKREGGQKSPSTPIESQSKTLLNTFSEQVVGKFASRVSKTLSAKTDRRCKKKRVSIEIEAVRPKIKFPHVRDVSHLNLGSEIKSPHVRDVSHLNQGSGIKSPHVRDVSHLNQGGGIKSPHVRDVSHLNQGSKIKSPHVRDVSHLNQGSEIKSPHVRDVSHLNQGSKIKSPHVRDVSHLNQGSEIKSPHVRDVSHLNQGSEIKSPHVRDVSHLNQGSKIKSPHVRDVSHLNQGSEIKSPHVRDVSHLNQGSKIKSPHVRDVSHLNQGSEQSVSLESLSLKKSKYGRSLLPPLEFWHNQIPIYNTDREITKIQEGSSLISPIRGSSPSLGRSAEIIRGGKRIVLSSFPKL from the exons ATGGCAGAGTCTCATTTTCTACCAACG GTTACATTATTCGACTGGTGGCTCGTTAAATCCCCAAATAACCGTCTATCCATCTCCGGCATCTCTTCAAGAAA GGGAGAAGCGGTTCGGGTGTTTAATTCTTCTCCTATTGTCAGAAGATACGATTATAATTACCTTGAGACTGCCGATGGTATATCTATTTTGATTAGAGGTATTATCAATGAGGAGCGCACGCTGGAAAGTGGTTTTACTCCTCAG ATTTTCAAGAGTTTTTACATTGGCTTTCCTTCATACTGGGAAAGTTGTGCTCTTGATTGCTTTAGAGAAGAAGCAGAACCTATTACTGATTCAGTCAATGCTGTTATGGATACTGTATCTGCAGCTCGTGAAGACATTTCGTCTGAAG GTGACCAAAATTCCATTCCTACTTCATTGGTGTTGCCTGAACAGGCTGCAGAAGAATGCAATGACTCAAAGGAGATGAGTGGGTATGGTGTTGCTTATGGTAGCGGCGGAGATAGACGTAGTACCAGCTTGCGTGATAATAAAGTTTGTCAGCAGAAGCAGCAACAGCCTGCGTCTGGAGGTTCTCTCAGACATCCGGATAAAGAGCAGAGCTCTTTCTCGAAGGGCTTGGAAAATCATGATTCGGATACTGTTGTTCTTGATAATGTATCAGAAAATCTTCCAGAAATATCATCTCATG CAGTGGAAAAGTCTTTTCCTACTTTTGTGTCACTAGAAAAGGCTGCGACAGATTGCAAGCAATTCGTTGAAGATGAACATGATATTTCGATTAAGATGAGTGAGGTTAATATTGTCCAATGTAGTGTCGGGAATAGGCGTAGTGCCCGATTACATAATCTCAAAGTCTATCCGAGGAAGCAACCTACTATCGGAGGTCCTTCAAAGCATCCAGATGAAAATCAGATCTTTGCTTCAACATCCTTGGAGAAGAGGGAAGGAGGACAGAAAAGTCCATCGACACCGATTGAGTCACAATCGAAGACACTACTAAACACATTTTCTGAACAGGTCGTTGGTAAATTCGCATCCAGAGTTTCAAAAACTTTGTCAGCAAAAACGGACAGACGTTATAAGAAAAAAAGGGTTTCAATTGAAATAGAAGCGGTCAGACCCAATATAAAATCTCCACATGTAAGGGATGTTAGTCACTTGAACCAGGGAAGCGAACAGAGTGTTTATCTAGAGTCATTGAGTCTCAAAAAATCCAAATATG GTGAGCAAAATTCCATTCCTACTTCATTGGTGTTGCCTGAACATACTGCAGAAGAATGCAATGACTCAACGGAGATGAGTGGGTGTGATGTTGCTTATGGTAGCGGTGGAGATAGACGTAGTACCAGCCTGCGTGATATTAAAGTTTGTCAGCAGAAGCAGCAACAGCCTGCGTCCGGAGGTTCTCTTAGACATCCGGATAAAGAGCAGAGCTCTTTCTCGAAGGGCTTGGAAAATCATGATTCGGGTACTGTTGTTCTTGACAATGTGTCAGAAAATCTTCCAGAAATATCATCTCATG TGGGAAAGTCTTTTCCTACTTTTGTGTCACCAGAAAAGGCTGCGACAGATTGCAAGCAATTCGTTGAAGATGAACATGATATTTCGATTAAGATGAGTGAGGTTAATATTGTCCAATGTAGTGTCGGGAATAGGCGTAGTGCCCGATTACATAATCTCAAAGTCTATCCGAGGAAGCAACCTACTATCGGAGGTCCTTCAAAGCATCCAGATGAAAATCAGATCTTTGCTTCAACATCCTTGGAGAAGAGGGAAGGAGGACAGAAAAGTCCATCGACACCGATTGAGTCACAATCGAAGACACTACTAAACACATTTTCTGAACAGGTCGTTGGTAAATTCGCATCCAGAGTTTCAAAAACTTTGTCAGCAAAAACGGACAGACGTTGTAAGAAAAAAAGGGTTTCAATTGAAATAGAAGCGGTCAGACCCAAGATAAAATTTCCACATGTAAGGGATGTTAGTCACTTGAACCTGGGAAGCGAGATAAAATCTCCACATGTAAGGGATGTTAGTCACTTGAACCAGGGAAGCGGGATAAAATCTCCACATGTAAGGGATGTTAGTCACTTGAACCAGGGAGGCGGGATAAAATCTCCACATGTAAGGGATGTTAGTCACTTGAACCAGGGAAGCAAGATAAAATCTCCACATGTAAGGGATGTTAGTCACTTGAACCAGGGAAGTGAGATAAAATCTCCACATGTAAGGGATGTTAGTCACTTGAACCAGGGAAGCAAGATAAAATCTCCACATGTAAGGGATGTTAGTCACTTGAACCAGGGAAGTGAGATAAAATCTCCACATGTAAGGGATGTTAGTCACTTGAATCAGGGAAGCGAGATAAAATCTCCACATGTAAGGGATGTTAGTCACTTGAACCAGGGAAGCAAGATAAAATCTCCACATGTAAGGGATGTTAGTCACTTGAACCAGGGAAGCGAGATAAAATCTCCACATGTAAGGGATGTTAGTCACTTGAACCAGGGAAGCAAGATAAAATCTCCACATGTAAGGGATGTTAGTCACTTGAACCAGGGAAGCGAACAGAGTGTTTCATTAGAGTCATTGAGTCTCAAAAAATCCAAATATG GAAGGTCACTTCTACCTCCCTTAGAGTTTTGGCACAATCAAATACCTATTTATAATACG GACCGTGAGATTACCAAAATTCAAGAAGGCTCGTCTTTGATATCACCTATTAGAGGCTCTTCACCATCATTGGGAAG GTCTGCAGAAATTATTAGAGGTGGAAAAAGGATTGTATTGAGTTCATTTCCGAAATTATAA
- the LOC127093321 gene encoding uncharacterized protein LOC127093321 isoform X1, with protein MAESHFLPTVTLFDWWLVKSPNNRLSISGISSRKGEAVRVFNSSPIVRRYDYNYLETADGISILIRGIINEERTLESGFTPQIFKSFYIGFPSYWESCALDCFREEAEPITDSVNAVMDTVSAAREDISSEGDQNSIPTSLVLPEQAAEECNDSKEMSGYGVAYGSGGDRRSTSLRDNKVCQQKQQQPASGGSLRHPDKEQSSFSKGLENHDSDTVVLDNVSENLPEISSHAVEKSFPTFVSLEKAATDCKQFVEDEHDISIKMSEVNIVQCSVGNRRSARLHNLKVYPRKQPTIGGPSKHPDENQIFASTSLEKREGGQKSPSTPIESQSKTLLNTFSEQVVGKFASRVSKTLSAKTDRRYKKKRVSIEIEAVRPNIKSPHVRDVSHLNQGSEQSVYLESLSLKKSKYGEQNSIPTSLVLPEHTAEECNDSTEMSGCDVAYGSGGDRRSTSLRDIKVCQQKQQQPASGGSLRHPDKEQSSFSKGLENHDSGTVVLDNVSENLPEISSHAVGKSFPTFVSPEKAATDCKQFVEDEHDISIKMSEVNIVQCSVGNRRSARLHNLKVYPRKQPTIGGPSKHPDENQIFASTSLEKREGGQKSPSTPIESQSKTLLNTFSEQVVGKFASRVSKTLSAKTDRRCKKKRVSIEIEAVRPKIKFPHVRDVSHLNLGSEIKSPHVRDVSHLNQGSGIKSPHVRDVSHLNQGGGIKSPHVRDVSHLNQGSKIKSPHVRDVSHLNQGSEIKSPHVRDVSHLNQGSKIKSPHVRDVSHLNQGSEIKSPHVRDVSHLNQGSEIKSPHVRDVSHLNQGSKIKSPHVRDVSHLNQGSEIKSPHVRDVSHLNQGSKIKSPHVRDVSHLNQGSEQSVSLESLSLKKSKYGRSLLPPLEFWHNQIPIYNTDREITKIQEGSSLISPIRGSSPSLGRSAEIIRGGKRIVLSSFPKL; from the exons ATGGCAGAGTCTCATTTTCTACCAACG GTTACATTATTCGACTGGTGGCTCGTTAAATCCCCAAATAACCGTCTATCCATCTCCGGCATCTCTTCAAGAAA GGGAGAAGCGGTTCGGGTGTTTAATTCTTCTCCTATTGTCAGAAGATACGATTATAATTACCTTGAGACTGCCGATGGTATATCTATTTTGATTAGAGGTATTATCAATGAGGAGCGCACGCTGGAAAGTGGTTTTACTCCTCAG ATTTTCAAGAGTTTTTACATTGGCTTTCCTTCATACTGGGAAAGTTGTGCTCTTGATTGCTTTAGAGAAGAAGCAGAACCTATTACTGATTCAGTCAATGCTGTTATGGATACTGTATCTGCAGCTCGTGAAGACATTTCGTCTGAAG GTGACCAAAATTCCATTCCTACTTCATTGGTGTTGCCTGAACAGGCTGCAGAAGAATGCAATGACTCAAAGGAGATGAGTGGGTATGGTGTTGCTTATGGTAGCGGCGGAGATAGACGTAGTACCAGCTTGCGTGATAATAAAGTTTGTCAGCAGAAGCAGCAACAGCCTGCGTCTGGAGGTTCTCTCAGACATCCGGATAAAGAGCAGAGCTCTTTCTCGAAGGGCTTGGAAAATCATGATTCGGATACTGTTGTTCTTGATAATGTATCAGAAAATCTTCCAGAAATATCATCTCATG CAGTGGAAAAGTCTTTTCCTACTTTTGTGTCACTAGAAAAGGCTGCGACAGATTGCAAGCAATTCGTTGAAGATGAACATGATATTTCGATTAAGATGAGTGAGGTTAATATTGTCCAATGTAGTGTCGGGAATAGGCGTAGTGCCCGATTACATAATCTCAAAGTCTATCCGAGGAAGCAACCTACTATCGGAGGTCCTTCAAAGCATCCAGATGAAAATCAGATCTTTGCTTCAACATCCTTGGAGAAGAGGGAAGGAGGACAGAAAAGTCCATCGACACCGATTGAGTCACAATCGAAGACACTACTAAACACATTTTCTGAACAGGTCGTTGGTAAATTCGCATCCAGAGTTTCAAAAACTTTGTCAGCAAAAACGGACAGACGTTATAAGAAAAAAAGGGTTTCAATTGAAATAGAAGCGGTCAGACCCAATATAAAATCTCCACATGTAAGGGATGTTAGTCACTTGAACCAGGGAAGCGAACAGAGTGTTTATCTAGAGTCATTGAGTCTCAAAAAATCCAAATATG GTGAGCAAAATTCCATTCCTACTTCATTGGTGTTGCCTGAACATACTGCAGAAGAATGCAATGACTCAACGGAGATGAGTGGGTGTGATGTTGCTTATGGTAGCGGTGGAGATAGACGTAGTACCAGCCTGCGTGATATTAAAGTTTGTCAGCAGAAGCAGCAACAGCCTGCGTCCGGAGGTTCTCTTAGACATCCGGATAAAGAGCAGAGCTCTTTCTCGAAGGGCTTGGAAAATCATGATTCGGGTACTGTTGTTCTTGACAATGTGTCAGAAAATCTTCCAGAAATATCATCTCATG CAGTGGGAAAGTCTTTTCCTACTTTTGTGTCACCAGAAAAGGCTGCGACAGATTGCAAGCAATTCGTTGAAGATGAACATGATATTTCGATTAAGATGAGTGAGGTTAATATTGTCCAATGTAGTGTCGGGAATAGGCGTAGTGCCCGATTACATAATCTCAAAGTCTATCCGAGGAAGCAACCTACTATCGGAGGTCCTTCAAAGCATCCAGATGAAAATCAGATCTTTGCTTCAACATCCTTGGAGAAGAGGGAAGGAGGACAGAAAAGTCCATCGACACCGATTGAGTCACAATCGAAGACACTACTAAACACATTTTCTGAACAGGTCGTTGGTAAATTCGCATCCAGAGTTTCAAAAACTTTGTCAGCAAAAACGGACAGACGTTGTAAGAAAAAAAGGGTTTCAATTGAAATAGAAGCGGTCAGACCCAAGATAAAATTTCCACATGTAAGGGATGTTAGTCACTTGAACCTGGGAAGCGAGATAAAATCTCCACATGTAAGGGATGTTAGTCACTTGAACCAGGGAAGCGGGATAAAATCTCCACATGTAAGGGATGTTAGTCACTTGAACCAGGGAGGCGGGATAAAATCTCCACATGTAAGGGATGTTAGTCACTTGAACCAGGGAAGCAAGATAAAATCTCCACATGTAAGGGATGTTAGTCACTTGAACCAGGGAAGTGAGATAAAATCTCCACATGTAAGGGATGTTAGTCACTTGAACCAGGGAAGCAAGATAAAATCTCCACATGTAAGGGATGTTAGTCACTTGAACCAGGGAAGTGAGATAAAATCTCCACATGTAAGGGATGTTAGTCACTTGAATCAGGGAAGCGAGATAAAATCTCCACATGTAAGGGATGTTAGTCACTTGAACCAGGGAAGCAAGATAAAATCTCCACATGTAAGGGATGTTAGTCACTTGAACCAGGGAAGCGAGATAAAATCTCCACATGTAAGGGATGTTAGTCACTTGAACCAGGGAAGCAAGATAAAATCTCCACATGTAAGGGATGTTAGTCACTTGAACCAGGGAAGCGAACAGAGTGTTTCATTAGAGTCATTGAGTCTCAAAAAATCCAAATATG GAAGGTCACTTCTACCTCCCTTAGAGTTTTGGCACAATCAAATACCTATTTATAATACG GACCGTGAGATTACCAAAATTCAAGAAGGCTCGTCTTTGATATCACCTATTAGAGGCTCTTCACCATCATTGGGAAG GTCTGCAGAAATTATTAGAGGTGGAAAAAGGATTGTATTGAGTTCATTTCCGAAATTATAA
- the LOC127093321 gene encoding uncharacterized protein LOC127093321 isoform X2, with amino-acid sequence MAESHFLPTVTLFDWWLVKSPNNRLSISGISSRKGEAVRVFNSSPIVRRYDYNYLETADGISILIRGIINEERTLESGFTPQIFKSFYIGFPSYWESCALDCFREEAEPITDSVNAVMDTVSAAREDISSEGDQNSIPTSLVLPEQAAEECNDSKEMSGYGVAYGSGGDRRSTSLRDNKVCQQKQQQPASGGSLRHPDKEQSSFSKGLENHDSDTVVLDNVSENLPEISSHVEKSFPTFVSLEKAATDCKQFVEDEHDISIKMSEVNIVQCSVGNRRSARLHNLKVYPRKQPTIGGPSKHPDENQIFASTSLEKREGGQKSPSTPIESQSKTLLNTFSEQVVGKFASRVSKTLSAKTDRRYKKKRVSIEIEAVRPNIKSPHVRDVSHLNQGSEQSVYLESLSLKKSKYGEQNSIPTSLVLPEHTAEECNDSTEMSGCDVAYGSGGDRRSTSLRDIKVCQQKQQQPASGGSLRHPDKEQSSFSKGLENHDSGTVVLDNVSENLPEISSHAVGKSFPTFVSPEKAATDCKQFVEDEHDISIKMSEVNIVQCSVGNRRSARLHNLKVYPRKQPTIGGPSKHPDENQIFASTSLEKREGGQKSPSTPIESQSKTLLNTFSEQVVGKFASRVSKTLSAKTDRRCKKKRVSIEIEAVRPKIKFPHVRDVSHLNLGSEIKSPHVRDVSHLNQGSGIKSPHVRDVSHLNQGGGIKSPHVRDVSHLNQGSKIKSPHVRDVSHLNQGSEIKSPHVRDVSHLNQGSKIKSPHVRDVSHLNQGSEIKSPHVRDVSHLNQGSEIKSPHVRDVSHLNQGSKIKSPHVRDVSHLNQGSEIKSPHVRDVSHLNQGSKIKSPHVRDVSHLNQGSEQSVSLESLSLKKSKYGRSLLPPLEFWHNQIPIYNTDREITKIQEGSSLISPIRGSSPSLGRSAEIIRGGKRIVLSSFPKL; translated from the exons ATGGCAGAGTCTCATTTTCTACCAACG GTTACATTATTCGACTGGTGGCTCGTTAAATCCCCAAATAACCGTCTATCCATCTCCGGCATCTCTTCAAGAAA GGGAGAAGCGGTTCGGGTGTTTAATTCTTCTCCTATTGTCAGAAGATACGATTATAATTACCTTGAGACTGCCGATGGTATATCTATTTTGATTAGAGGTATTATCAATGAGGAGCGCACGCTGGAAAGTGGTTTTACTCCTCAG ATTTTCAAGAGTTTTTACATTGGCTTTCCTTCATACTGGGAAAGTTGTGCTCTTGATTGCTTTAGAGAAGAAGCAGAACCTATTACTGATTCAGTCAATGCTGTTATGGATACTGTATCTGCAGCTCGTGAAGACATTTCGTCTGAAG GTGACCAAAATTCCATTCCTACTTCATTGGTGTTGCCTGAACAGGCTGCAGAAGAATGCAATGACTCAAAGGAGATGAGTGGGTATGGTGTTGCTTATGGTAGCGGCGGAGATAGACGTAGTACCAGCTTGCGTGATAATAAAGTTTGTCAGCAGAAGCAGCAACAGCCTGCGTCTGGAGGTTCTCTCAGACATCCGGATAAAGAGCAGAGCTCTTTCTCGAAGGGCTTGGAAAATCATGATTCGGATACTGTTGTTCTTGATAATGTATCAGAAAATCTTCCAGAAATATCATCTCATG TGGAAAAGTCTTTTCCTACTTTTGTGTCACTAGAAAAGGCTGCGACAGATTGCAAGCAATTCGTTGAAGATGAACATGATATTTCGATTAAGATGAGTGAGGTTAATATTGTCCAATGTAGTGTCGGGAATAGGCGTAGTGCCCGATTACATAATCTCAAAGTCTATCCGAGGAAGCAACCTACTATCGGAGGTCCTTCAAAGCATCCAGATGAAAATCAGATCTTTGCTTCAACATCCTTGGAGAAGAGGGAAGGAGGACAGAAAAGTCCATCGACACCGATTGAGTCACAATCGAAGACACTACTAAACACATTTTCTGAACAGGTCGTTGGTAAATTCGCATCCAGAGTTTCAAAAACTTTGTCAGCAAAAACGGACAGACGTTATAAGAAAAAAAGGGTTTCAATTGAAATAGAAGCGGTCAGACCCAATATAAAATCTCCACATGTAAGGGATGTTAGTCACTTGAACCAGGGAAGCGAACAGAGTGTTTATCTAGAGTCATTGAGTCTCAAAAAATCCAAATATG GTGAGCAAAATTCCATTCCTACTTCATTGGTGTTGCCTGAACATACTGCAGAAGAATGCAATGACTCAACGGAGATGAGTGGGTGTGATGTTGCTTATGGTAGCGGTGGAGATAGACGTAGTACCAGCCTGCGTGATATTAAAGTTTGTCAGCAGAAGCAGCAACAGCCTGCGTCCGGAGGTTCTCTTAGACATCCGGATAAAGAGCAGAGCTCTTTCTCGAAGGGCTTGGAAAATCATGATTCGGGTACTGTTGTTCTTGACAATGTGTCAGAAAATCTTCCAGAAATATCATCTCATG CAGTGGGAAAGTCTTTTCCTACTTTTGTGTCACCAGAAAAGGCTGCGACAGATTGCAAGCAATTCGTTGAAGATGAACATGATATTTCGATTAAGATGAGTGAGGTTAATATTGTCCAATGTAGTGTCGGGAATAGGCGTAGTGCCCGATTACATAATCTCAAAGTCTATCCGAGGAAGCAACCTACTATCGGAGGTCCTTCAAAGCATCCAGATGAAAATCAGATCTTTGCTTCAACATCCTTGGAGAAGAGGGAAGGAGGACAGAAAAGTCCATCGACACCGATTGAGTCACAATCGAAGACACTACTAAACACATTTTCTGAACAGGTCGTTGGTAAATTCGCATCCAGAGTTTCAAAAACTTTGTCAGCAAAAACGGACAGACGTTGTAAGAAAAAAAGGGTTTCAATTGAAATAGAAGCGGTCAGACCCAAGATAAAATTTCCACATGTAAGGGATGTTAGTCACTTGAACCTGGGAAGCGAGATAAAATCTCCACATGTAAGGGATGTTAGTCACTTGAACCAGGGAAGCGGGATAAAATCTCCACATGTAAGGGATGTTAGTCACTTGAACCAGGGAGGCGGGATAAAATCTCCACATGTAAGGGATGTTAGTCACTTGAACCAGGGAAGCAAGATAAAATCTCCACATGTAAGGGATGTTAGTCACTTGAACCAGGGAAGTGAGATAAAATCTCCACATGTAAGGGATGTTAGTCACTTGAACCAGGGAAGCAAGATAAAATCTCCACATGTAAGGGATGTTAGTCACTTGAACCAGGGAAGTGAGATAAAATCTCCACATGTAAGGGATGTTAGTCACTTGAATCAGGGAAGCGAGATAAAATCTCCACATGTAAGGGATGTTAGTCACTTGAACCAGGGAAGCAAGATAAAATCTCCACATGTAAGGGATGTTAGTCACTTGAACCAGGGAAGCGAGATAAAATCTCCACATGTAAGGGATGTTAGTCACTTGAACCAGGGAAGCAAGATAAAATCTCCACATGTAAGGGATGTTAGTCACTTGAACCAGGGAAGCGAACAGAGTGTTTCATTAGAGTCATTGAGTCTCAAAAAATCCAAATATG GAAGGTCACTTCTACCTCCCTTAGAGTTTTGGCACAATCAAATACCTATTTATAATACG GACCGTGAGATTACCAAAATTCAAGAAGGCTCGTCTTTGATATCACCTATTAGAGGCTCTTCACCATCATTGGGAAG GTCTGCAGAAATTATTAGAGGTGGAAAAAGGATTGTATTGAGTTCATTTCCGAAATTATAA